CGACCAACACACTGACACCGACGGAGACTGCGACGCCGACGAATACGGCGACCCCAACAGAGACCGCGACTCCATCCCGGACGGCTACACCGACGCCGACACGGACGCCGACCAATACACCCACGATTACGCCCACCTTCTCGCGATTTGAGAACGAGGCGGGCGACTTTGCCTGCAGCGATGGCTTCGACAACGACGGCGACGGGCTGGTGGACTGTGCAGACCCGAGCTGTGCCACTAGCACGCGGTGCGCCGCTCCGGTTCCGGTCGGTCAGGGTCCGTGGACGGGCGTTATGGCCGGAGTGCTCGCGCTGTTAGGCGTCAGTGCACTCTTGGGCTTGCGCCGCCGCTGGCAAAGCTGAAGACTCGATCCGGTGAGATCTGTGGGGTCCGCCGCAGGTGCCGGACCCCACAGATCATTTGTTCGGACGAGGCACGACGAACAGCGGGCAAAGGGCGTGGCGCACGATTTTTTCTGCCACGCTGCCAATTACCAGATGAGCGATTCCACCACGGCCGCGGGTGGAAAGCACAATGAGATCCGGGTGGATCTCGTCCGCCACCGCACGCAATTTCTCGTAGGGATCGCCGTGGCGAATGTGGAGAACGCGGGTAACCGACGCGGGCAAGCAGCGTTCTGCCACGGCCCGCAGTAAAGATAGGGCTTTGGCTTCTGCGGCGTCGACAACTTGCAGCGGTGGCAGTGCATGGGTGTCGTACAAGTCGTCGAGCGGGTTCACGATCACATGAACCAGGTGCACGGTGCCCCCCGTCGTTTGCGCAAACCAAGCCGCGTGGTGTGCTGCGACGTCGCACTCCGAGGAGAAGTCCACGGGGAGGAGAATCCGTTCGAAATGACCGACTTGCACCACGGGCATTCCGTTACTTGCGATGCGCCGCCATTGCAAGCGGAGCACCTGCATTGAAGCGGGCGCTGCTCTTTGGCAGTGTGCTTCTCCGGCATGGTTGGCTTTTGGTTGGATGCGCGTTGGAGTCTCGGCTGGCCCGAGACAGCTTCGAGCCTCGCGCCACGCGTGGACTCCTTGTTTCTTTGGATCGCGGTTGTCGTAGGCGTTTGGTTCCTGCTGTGCGAGCTGACTTTGATAGTGTTGCTTTGGCGTGCCCGTGCTCGAAGCCGGCAGCGTTCCCTGCCCATCCCACCTCGAGGGAATGAGGGATGGTGGATTGCGGCGCTCGCTGCTGCGGTGTTGGCGTGCGATTTGGCGATCGAAGCTTATGGTCATTCCATTTGGACCGGTGCGGTTGCCGGAGCCCCGCGCGGTGCCTTACCGGTGAGGGTGGAGGGCCGCCAATTTGCCTGGACGGTGCAGCATCCCGGTGCCGACGAGGAGCTGGGAACTGCGGACGACGTCGAACTGCAAAACGAGTTGCACGTCTTGGTGGGGAAGCCGGTGGAACTTCGGCTCCGTTCGGTCGATGTCATTCACAGTTTCTTCCTGCCCTCGATGAGGCTCAAGCAGGACGTTGTTCCCGGCTTGGAGGTCCGGCGTTGGTTTTTGCCGACGCGCGAAGGAACGTTTCCGCTTGTGTGTGCCGAGCTATGTGGCTTCGCTCATTTCCGCATGGGCGGCCACATAGTCGTTCATGATCCAGCCGGTTACGAGCGGTGGCTGAACTCGGCAACGCAAGTGCAAGATTCAGTGGGCTCTGCTGATGGGTAGCCACCAATCGGGTGCGGAGGGAGAGCGAATCGCTCCCTCGCTGCACGGAGAAAGCCACACGAGTTGGGGACAAGAGTTTTGGTGGCGGTGGGTGTTTTCTACCGACCACAAGGTGATCGGCTTGCAGTACTTGGCCATTGCCGTGGTGATGGCCGTTGTCGGCGGGTTTGCGGCATATTTGATGCGCTGGCAACTTGCCTTTCCTGGGAGTACGGCGCCTTTTTACGGGGTGATCGACCCTGCCCCGTACAATGCGTGGCTTACGATGCATGGCACGATCATGATGTTTTTCGTGGCCATGCCGTTGTTGCTCGGTGCATTCGGGAACTACCTGGTCCCGTTAATGGTGGGAGCCGCCGACATGGCGTTCCCGCGCCTCAACATGGTGTCCGTTTGGACGCTGGCCATCGCCAGCGCGATTCTCCTGGCCTCGTTTTTTGTCGAAGAGGGGCCGGCGGCCGCAGGGTGGACGAACTATGTGCCCTTGTCATCGGACCCGACGTACACCGGCGTGGGACTCGGTTTCGACTTGTGGTTGGCAGCAGTGTTCGTGGACTTCGTTGCCGTGCTCATGAGTGGGATCAACGTGCTCACCACAGCGTTCAACATGCGGGCGCCGGGGCTCACGCTGATGAGGTTGCCGTTATTTGTGTGGACGCAGATGGTCGCGGCGATTTTATTTTTGTTTTCCGCCGGCCCGCTCATGGGTGCGATTCTCATGCTGCTGTGTGATCGTCACCTCGGGACGGCGTTTTTCGTCGCGGAAAAGGGCGGTAGCCCACTGTTGTGGCAGCACCTGTTTTGGTTCTTCGGCCATCCTGAGGTGTACGTGATTCTGCTGCCCGCTCTGGGCATTTTTCTCGAAATTTTCCCGACCTTTGCCCGGCGACCGGTGGCGGCTTACCGGCTGATCGTCCTTGCCCTGTGGGTGAGTGCCGCGCTGAGTTTCGTGGTTTGGGCGCACCACATGTTTGTGAGCGGCCTTGACGTGCGCCTCGCCCTCCCGTTCAGTATCACCACGATCATCATTTCCGTTCCCTTTGCGGTGGTGGTGTTCGCCCTGATTGCGACGTTGCGTGGCGGCGTGTTGGTGCCGTCGACGGCGATGCGCTTTGCGGTTGGCGCAGTCGCCACCTTTATCGTCGGTGGGGTCACAGGGATTTTTCTCGGCTCTCCGGCGCTCGACATGTATCTGCACGACACGTACTTCGTCGTCGCGCATTTTCATTACACGTTGTTCCCCTCGGTTGTTCTCGGTGGTTTTGCGGGCCTTTATTATTGGTTTCCGAAAATGACGGGTCGCTTGCTCGACGAGCGCGTGGGTGCCTGGCACTTCTGGCTCACGTTCGTTGCCTTCCAAGCGGTGTTCGTCCCTCTATTCTACGTTGGCGTTCATGGGCACATGCGGCGAGTGTACGATCCCTCGTACTATGAATATTTTCGCCCCCTGATGCCCTTGCACGAGCTCTCGACGGTTGCGGCGATTTTTTTGCTCGCTTTTCAGCTTCTTTTTCTGGGAAACGTTGCGTGGTCCCTGCGGCGTGGCCGAAGTGCTGGAGCTGACCCTTGGGGTGGAACGACGTTGGAGTGGGCGGTGTCGTCGCCGCCCCCGAGTGAAAACTTCTCACAACCGGTTCGCGTTGTCAGAGAGCCTTACGCCTACGTGGATAACGACGGAACGCGGCAGCCGCAGCCGCAGTGGCCTCGGTGAGGGAGCGCATGGAATCTGCCCACGCACCAGCAGGGCTATGGGTGGGGAAGCCCAGCATCACGGGCGTGGCTTGGTTTCTGGCTTCTGAGGCGGCCTTGTTCGGTGGTTTGTTGGCCGCCGTGGTGTATCTTCGGGCGGGGGATCCGGCGTGGGCGGAAGCCGCAACGCACGTATCCCGAGTTGCAGCCGCTGCAGCTACCGCCTGCTTGGTGGTGGTGACGTTGAGCTTGGCACGAGTGGTGGAGACATCTCGGCTGCGGAGGGGCTTCCTGGTTACAGCTATGATCGCCGCCGGGCTGTTCGTTATGGTCAAGGCGATCGATTACTGGACGCACTGGGTTGCCGGTTCTCGACCGCAGGAGAGCGTGTTTTGGGCGAGCTTTTATTTGCTCACTGGGCTCCACGCTCTGCACGTTGTCGGGGGGCTCGGTGCTCTCCTCTACTGTGCGTGGCTACCCTCGCGAGAACGATGTGAGGCGGCGCTGACTTGGACACTGGGTGTCCGTTTGTACTGGTACCTCGTCGACGCTGTTTGGGTGTGCTTGTTGCTCTTGTTTTACCTCTTTTAAATGCGGCCTGTTGGTGAAAAGGTTTTGCCCCCAGGCGTTCGAACAGCGGCGCGGGCAACCCTCTTGGCCCCGAAGGATTGCCCGCGCCGCTTGCGGCCGTTGCCCGCTGCCCCCGATGGTCTGTCTTGCAACGGCGCCACTGTTACTCGGGTGCCTTCAGAACGGTCAAGGCATTTGCTGTGCTAGTTCAAGCACAACCTATCTGTCTGCATGTTTAGGCTCTGTGCTTTTGGGGCTTTGCAACGTTGGGTCAAAGCTGCTCGTCAGGAGCGTTTTCCCGTTGTGAGTGCAAACGCGATGGTTGCAACTGGGACACGAGGCTGGCTGTTGACCAACACAGCCAGATAGGGTAGCGCAACGCGCGTGCCGGCGCGTTGGAGCGAACGATTGATTCAATTTGGCTGCGGCGCTCTGATCGTGGTGTTCGTGGGTTGCGGCAGCGACAGCGAGGCACCCGGTGGATCGACCAGCGGCGCGCAGTTAGCGGATGGCTGGCCGATGTACGGCCGGAATGTTGAGCGGACTTTTTACAACGATGCTGAAGCGCGCATCACGCGCAGCAATGTCGCCTCGATGCGGCTTAAGTGGCGGTACCAAACGGGTGCCATTGTTACTGCTTCACCTACAGTGGCTTGGGTGCACGTTCCTGGAGAGGGCCGGATCAAGGTGGTGTACGTCCCGTCCTGGGACGGTTTTTTGTACGCGTTGCGGGTGAGCAATGGGTCACGACTGTGGTCGTTTGCGATGAAGCCGCACCCGGGGGCGTCGTACCCGCAAGCTTCGTCGCCAACGGTGGCACACGTGGCTGGGGAAGAGCGGGTGTATGTCGGTGGCGGCATGACCATGTACTGCTTGGCGGCGGCGACCGGTGAGCTGCGCTGGTCGTTCGATGCGGGCACTGGCTGCACGACTTGCGGCCCGCGGGTGGAGCGCAATCAGGTAGAGTCGTCGCCGGCTGTGGTGGAAAACCTTGTGGTGTTCGGCATGGACGTGAACGATCGCGCGCCGGGCAAAGGGGGCGTGTTTGCCGTAGATGCAACCGAGGGTCACCTGGTTTGGTATTTCGACGTCGATACTGGCCAGACTTGTCGCCCGTTTGCCTCTGATCGCGTTCGCAAGTTCGACGGTTATCATTCCGCGGAAGAGCTCGGACTTCCTCCTGACTTCTTCACCACCCGGCCCGGCTGTAACTTTAACCGCCGCTGGACAGCGTGTGGCAACGTGTGGTCCTCGTTCGCCGTCGACACTGCGCGCCGGCTTTTGTTTACCGCCTCGAGCAATTGCGACACAGATAACGATCCCGACACGGTGGAGCCTGCGCCGCCGATGCCGCCATTTGAGGAAGCGATCTTTGCGTTGAGTTTCGACGGTGCGCCGGTCTGGCGGTGGCGGCCCCGCGAGGTGGACAATGCCGACCTCGCTTTCGGTGCGGTTCCTAATCTGTTCACCATTCGGTTTGGCGGCTCGCAACGCGATGTGTTGGGAGTGGGCAACAAGGATGGTACGTACTACGTCCTCGACCGAGAGGGGGTGAATAAACTCACGGGGCGCATCGAACCTTATTGGGCACAGCAAGTTGTCCCGGGAGGGGCGATTGGTGGAATCATCGGCAGCGCCGCGGTTGGCGGCGGGGCGATCTTTTTCTCCACGGCAATTGGCGAGTCGTTCAACCGCCCACAGCGCCCGGCCGCTTGGAGCTTGACGGCCAGCGATGGAAGCGTTCGTTGGGCGGATCGCTCGGCGGCGCCGAGTTATGCGGCAACAACAGCGACCCGTGAGGTGGTGTTCATGGGGAGTTTGTTCTCCGGTGTTTACGCGCGCGACGCCGATACCGGCGAAGTGCTGAAACAGTTCTCGCCGCTTGTGCCGGTTGCTTCGGCCGTGACCGTTTTGGACGGAGAGATTTTCTTCGGCGCCGGCATCGGAGACCGGGGCGGAAACCCCGAGGGCGATGCCTACCGTAGCTCGCTGACGCCGAGCGTCGTGAGTGCATACTGCTTGCCGGATTCTCCGGATTGCCCGTCCTCTTTATGCGATGACGGCGACGCCTGCACTTATGATTACCGCAGTGGTGATCAGTGTGTTTCTGAGCGCGCGCCGGACGGGCTGTTTTGTCCCGACCCCACTGTCGGGCCTGGGCGTTGCGTTGATGGCCGCTGTGTGCGGCCGCCCGCGTAGACAAAGTTGAGCGGCGAGCAATCTTTTCGGGAATAGTGATGCCGTTGTTGTCGAGGCCGCGAGCAATCGTTTTCTTACTGGTTTTCGCTTACTCGTTCCCACCCGTATGGGCGAAGGAACATGGGATTACTGGCTTTTCCGGAATGCAGGGGGAGACGTGCGCCGACTCTTGCCACGGGGATGAGCATTCGCCAGCGCTGATGATAGAAGGACCAACACAGGTGACGATCGGCGCCGTGACCAGTTGGCGCTTGCAAGCGCGGCCGGCGGGACCGGCGATGGTGGGTGCAGGTGTGAACGTGGCGGTAGCGGC
The sequence above is a segment of the Candidatus Binatia bacterium genome. Coding sequences within it:
- a CDS encoding universal stress protein; its protein translation is MQVLRLQWRRIASNGMPVVQVGHFERILLPVDFSSECDVAAHHAAWFAQTTGGTVHLVHVIVNPLDDLYDTHALPPLQVVDAAEAKALSLLRAVAERCLPASVTRVLHIRHGDPYEKLRAVADEIHPDLIVLSTRGRGGIAHLVIGSVAEKIVRHALCPLFVVPRPNK
- a CDS encoding cbb3-type cytochrome c oxidase subunit I — its product is MGSHQSGAEGERIAPSLHGESHTSWGQEFWWRWVFSTDHKVIGLQYLAIAVVMAVVGGFAAYLMRWQLAFPGSTAPFYGVIDPAPYNAWLTMHGTIMMFFVAMPLLLGAFGNYLVPLMVGAADMAFPRLNMVSVWTLAIASAILLASFFVEEGPAAAGWTNYVPLSSDPTYTGVGLGFDLWLAAVFVDFVAVLMSGINVLTTAFNMRAPGLTLMRLPLFVWTQMVAAILFLFSAGPLMGAILMLLCDRHLGTAFFVAEKGGSPLLWQHLFWFFGHPEVYVILLPALGIFLEIFPTFARRPVAAYRLIVLALWVSAALSFVVWAHHMFVSGLDVRLALPFSITTIIISVPFAVVVFALIATLRGGVLVPSTAMRFAVGAVATFIVGGVTGIFLGSPALDMYLHDTYFVVAHFHYTLFPSVVLGGFAGLYYWFPKMTGRLLDERVGAWHFWLTFVAFQAVFVPLFYVGVHGHMRRVYDPSYYEYFRPLMPLHELSTVAAIFLLAFQLLFLGNVAWSLRRGRSAGADPWGGTTLEWAVSSPPPSENFSQPVRVVREPYAYVDNDGTRQPQPQWPR
- a CDS encoding cytochrome c oxidase subunit 3; this encodes MESAHAPAGLWVGKPSITGVAWFLASEAALFGGLLAAVVYLRAGDPAWAEAATHVSRVAAAAATACLVVVTLSLARVVETSRLRRGFLVTAMIAAGLFVMVKAIDYWTHWVAGSRPQESVFWASFYLLTGLHALHVVGGLGALLYCAWLPSRERCEAALTWTLGVRLYWYLVDAVWVCLLLLFYLF
- a CDS encoding PQQ-binding-like beta-propeller repeat protein — encoded protein: MIQFGCGALIVVFVGCGSDSEAPGGSTSGAQLADGWPMYGRNVERTFYNDAEARITRSNVASMRLKWRYQTGAIVTASPTVAWVHVPGEGRIKVVYVPSWDGFLYALRVSNGSRLWSFAMKPHPGASYPQASSPTVAHVAGEERVYVGGGMTMYCLAAATGELRWSFDAGTGCTTCGPRVERNQVESSPAVVENLVVFGMDVNDRAPGKGGVFAVDATEGHLVWYFDVDTGQTCRPFASDRVRKFDGYHSAEELGLPPDFFTTRPGCNFNRRWTACGNVWSSFAVDTARRLLFTASSNCDTDNDPDTVEPAPPMPPFEEAIFALSFDGAPVWRWRPREVDNADLAFGAVPNLFTIRFGGSQRDVLGVGNKDGTYYVLDREGVNKLTGRIEPYWAQQVVPGGAIGGIIGSAAVGGGAIFFSTAIGESFNRPQRPAAWSLTASDGSVRWADRSAAPSYAATTATREVVFMGSLFSGVYARDADTGEVLKQFSPLVPVASAVTVLDGEIFFGAGIGDRGGNPEGDAYRSSLTPSVVSAYCLPDSPDCPSSLCDDGDACTYDYRSGDQCVSERAPDGLFCPDPTVGPGRCVDGRCVRPPA